A stretch of the Glycine soja cultivar W05 chromosome 13, ASM419377v2, whole genome shotgun sequence genome encodes the following:
- the LOC114381346 gene encoding uncharacterized protein LOC114381346: MITLFLYSKRYLIQLMDSAPSSSWLQAFSFLALVWLFNCGCVHGASPAVKVGNFSKVEDAGNFHIYYGQTFKVIKNSADGQSYLLLQNNSRIASRTKYCTSRIKSFVIPLSNYSVDTTFFPVSFVELLGLVESLKGITSDYVASPCVLKLYQGGQLEMFNNSDYQKLAEFSSYFLSDTDQQPACNFATFVPFMEDTPLQRAEWIKFMGAFANVEARANQVYTAVKVNYLCLAKVATTRTTFKPTVAWMRYKNGLWSFTQEKYQLKYVQDAGGEILGANKNTYNVSDPDDLEEFHAILCTAEVVIDETLTSDPVNYTMSAFIQNLNVEDRSCFSFISNTSLWRYDKRVYNSVALDWYNGAVSQPQLALADLIEVLFPTGNYTMTYFRNIAKGEVPINIGPEMCDRDTSTAMEPTIVACG; this comes from the exons ATGatcacattatttttatatagcAAGAGGTACCTCATTCAGCTCATGGATTCAGCTCCTTCTAGTTCTTGGCTGCAAGCCTTCTCCTTCTTAGCATTGGTTTGGTTATTTAACTGTGGATGTGTCCATGGAGCCTCCCCAGCAGTGAAAGTAGGTAACTTTTCAAAGGTGGAAGATGCTGGAAACTTCCACATCTACTATGGCCAGACCTTCAAAGTCATTAAGAATTCTGCTGATGGCCAGAGCTACCTTCTTCTCCAG AATAATTCAAGGATTGCATCAAGGACTAAATATTGCACATCAAGAATCAAATCATTTGTCATTCCATTGTCAAACTATTCTGTTGATACAACTTTTTTTCCGG TCTCCTTTGTAGAG CTTTTAGGTTTAGTGGAGAGCTTGAAAGGCATAACCTCAGACTATGTGGCTTCTCCATGTGTGTTGAAACTGTATCAAGGAGGACAGCTAGAAATGTTCAATAATAGTGATTACCAAAAGCTTGCAGAGTTCTCTTCATACTTTCTTAGTGACACTGATCAGCAGCCAGCTTGCAATTTTGCAACTTTTGTTCCATTTATGGAAGATACTCCTTTGCAG AGAGCAGAATGGATCAAATTCATGGGAGCTTTTGCAAATGTTGAAGCTAGAGCCAATCAAGTCTATACAGCA GTTAAGGTGAACTATTTGTGCTTGGCTAAAGTTGCCACAACTAGGACAACATTCAAGCCAACGGTAGCTTGGATGAGGTATAAAAAT GGTCTTTGGTCTTTTACACAGGAAAAGTATCAATTGAAG TACGTGCAAGATGCAGGCGGAGAGATTTTGGGTGCCAACAAAAACACTTACAATGTCTCTGATCCTGATGACTTGGAGGAATTTCATGCCATCCTATGT ACTGCGGAAGTAGTCATTGATGAAACACTAACATCTGATCCAGTCAACTACACCATGTCAGCATTTATCCAAAATCTAAATGTTGAAGATCGTTcttgtttttcctttatttcAAACACAAGTCTATGGAGATATGACAAAAGGGTTTATAATTCTGTAGCTCTTG ACTGGTATAATGGAGCTGTGTCCCAACCTCAATTGGCACTAGCAGATCTTATTGAAGTTTTATTTCCCACTGGAAATTACACAATGACATATTTTAGGAACATTGCAAAG GGAGAAGTACCTATAAACATTGGTCCCGAAATGTGTGATAGGGACACATCCACAGCAATGGAGCCTACCATAGTAGCATGTGGATGA
- the LOC114381063 gene encoding uncharacterized protein LOC114381063 codes for MNKRPRSYDANDEANPRRSPPNTQFRSTINSTAAAANALNATLTVYKEQLISNLKQNIDKPPPIGLTLQESTIKSIEDTVNASYERKRISAPLIPNDLRADIFPATGLRIGEYKFLATHKGTLMVGFYYATKRLAWEIFDIQGGIKYKIEVPWQNILAMRAIIEENKHGILQIKLAKAPTFFRHIDPPNPRSHPKWEPSNDFTGGHALKHQVHSLGFPPGDLDKYYRKLIQHDNRLLQLSQVSFSK; via the exons ATGAACAAGAGGCCACGTTCTTACGATGCCAATGACGAAGCCAATCCACGACGAAGCCCTCCGAATACTCAGTTTCGAAGCACGATTAATAGCACTGCTGCAGCAGCGAATGCTCTGAACGCAACACTAACAGTATAT AAAGAGCAGCTCATCTCGAATTTGAAGCAGAATATCGACAAACCGCCACCGATCGGATTGACACTACAAGAGTCTACAATCAAATCAATAGAGGATACCGTGAATGCTAGTTATGAAAGAAAAAGGATCAGTGCACCTTTAATACCTAATGATTTACGGGCTGATATTTTTCCTGCTACTGGTCTTAGGATTGGAGAATATAAG TTTTTGGCTACACATAAAGGTACTTTGATGGTTGGATTTTACTATGCTACAAAAAGACTTGCCTGGGAGATATTTGATATACAAGGTGGGATTAAGTACAAGATTGAAGTACCATGGCAGAACATTTTGGCCATGCGAGCCATTATAGAAGAAAATAAGCATGGAATTCTTCAAATTAAG ctGGCTAAGGCACCCACATTCTTTCGCCACATTGATCCACCAAATCCACGAAGTCATCCTAAATGGGAGCCATCAAATGACTTCACGGGAGGTCATGCTTTGAAACACCA GGTACATTCCCTTGGTTTTCCTCCAGGAGATCTTGACAAATACTATCGGAAACTGATACAACATGATAATCGGTTATTACAGTTGAGCCAAGTATCATTTTCGAAATAA